A genomic segment from Parolsenella catena encodes:
- a CDS encoding DUF5692 family protein: MLFDVYGTNAPFQWLGWVLVFVGLILANEFARRSKVGGLIMFGALPIAMTVYCVAIGIGVAQGAEWALNNPTHVYQNSWFHYAKVYAALAGCLGFMVIKYKWGRLGRAHWFRAWPFVIVAINILIAVCSDFESAYHFFALGETTWVTSEGATQLAGWNNVFNGIAGIINIFCMTGWWSVYASKDEADMLWPDMTWVYIIAYDIWNFCYTYNCLPTHSWFCGFALLLAPTVANFFWNKGGWIQNRAFTLAIWCMFAQVFPYFQEESVFVTHSTLNPTSALVVSALALVANVAAIIYIVYRAKKLGVNPYKSDVFKGTRDWEQATARREPAENDPALTA, encoded by the coding sequence ATGCTCTTCGATGTCTACGGCACCAACGCACCGTTCCAGTGGCTTGGCTGGGTCCTCGTGTTCGTTGGCCTCATCCTCGCCAACGAGTTCGCGCGCCGCTCCAAGGTTGGCGGGCTCATCATGTTCGGCGCCCTTCCCATCGCCATGACCGTCTACTGCGTGGCCATCGGCATCGGCGTGGCACAGGGAGCCGAGTGGGCGCTCAACAACCCCACGCACGTCTACCAGAACAGCTGGTTCCACTACGCCAAGGTCTACGCGGCACTCGCCGGCTGCCTGGGCTTCATGGTCATCAAGTACAAGTGGGGCAGGCTCGGCCGCGCCCACTGGTTCCGTGCCTGGCCGTTCGTCATCGTGGCCATCAACATCCTGATCGCGGTGTGCTCCGACTTCGAGAGCGCCTACCACTTCTTCGCGCTCGGCGAGACCACCTGGGTCACGTCCGAGGGCGCCACGCAGCTCGCCGGATGGAACAACGTGTTCAACGGCATCGCCGGCATCATCAACATCTTCTGCATGACCGGCTGGTGGAGCGTCTACGCGTCCAAGGACGAGGCGGACATGCTCTGGCCCGACATGACGTGGGTCTACATCATCGCCTATGACATCTGGAACTTCTGCTACACGTACAACTGCCTGCCCACGCACTCCTGGTTCTGCGGCTTTGCGCTGCTGCTGGCCCCCACCGTGGCCAACTTCTTCTGGAACAAGGGCGGCTGGATCCAGAACCGCGCCTTCACGCTGGCCATCTGGTGCATGTTCGCGCAGGTGTTCCCCTACTTCCAGGAGGAGAGCGTCTTCGTGACGCACTCCACGCTCAACCCCACGTCCGCGCTCGTGGTCTCCGCACTCGCACTCGTGGCAAACGTGGCGGCCATCATCTACATCGTCTATCGCGCCAAGAAGCTCGGCGTGAATCCCTACAAGAGCGACGTCTTCAAGGGCACGCGCGACTGGGAGCAGGCCACGGCCCGTCGAGAGCCCGCCGAGAACGACCCCGCGCTCACGGCCTAA
- a CDS encoding ABC transporter ATP-binding protein — MSLEAQDVSFRYPCGRELYRGLSLSVGPGERVALTAPSGRGKTTLCRLLAGYLEPSVGRVLADGEPVRPVARLRGEASPVQLLPQHPELAFDPRVRLGQSLGEVAGAGEACARARADELLGSFGVRGEWLARRPHELSGGELMRLAMVRALSVRPRYLIADESTAMLDAVTQAELWHVLLGLQERDGWGLVLVSHSPALVGRVATRRVEL, encoded by the coding sequence ATGAGCCTCGAGGCACAAGACGTCTCCTTTCGCTACCCGTGCGGGCGCGAGCTGTACCGAGGCCTGAGCCTTTCGGTGGGGCCGGGGGAACGCGTGGCGCTCACGGCCCCGTCTGGCCGGGGAAAGACGACGCTGTGCCGGCTGCTTGCCGGCTACCTGGAGCCTTCGGTTGGACGTGTGCTCGCAGACGGCGAGCCCGTGCGTCCCGTTGCGCGCCTGCGGGGCGAGGCGAGCCCCGTGCAGCTGCTGCCCCAGCATCCCGAGCTGGCATTTGACCCGCGGGTGCGGCTTGGGCAGAGCCTGGGGGAGGTTGCCGGTGCGGGCGAGGCGTGCGCGCGTGCGCGCGCGGACGAGCTTCTCGGCTCGTTTGGCGTGCGCGGGGAGTGGCTCGCGCGGCGCCCGCACGAGCTGAGCGGTGGCGAGCTCATGCGCCTCGCCATGGTGCGCGCGCTGTCCGTGCGGCCTCGCTACCTCATTGCCGACGAGTCCACGGCCATGCTCGACGCCGTGACGCAGGCCGAGCTGTGGCATGTGCTTCTCGGCCTTCAGGAGCGCGATGGGTGGGGCCTCGTGCTTGTCTCGCACTCCCCGGCGCTCGTTGGCCGTGTGGCCACGAGGCGTGTGGAGCTGTAG
- a CDS encoding ABC transporter permease: protein MERGSAEAGPTGARPTRALPRWARALLRLAALLVATSVVTFALVGASPVDPVRANVGQASYAHMSVGQREELEQYWGSSTPIWQRYAHWAAGALRGDLGESLRFARPVTQVVGERFASSAALMLAAWLLAGAGGLALGIAMGIREGGALDRVALGACYLLSSTPAFWLGLLALMVFCVWLGWFPLGFSVPVGVAASQVSWADRLHHLVLPALVLAVSNMPGIALHTREKTIDVMASDYVRFARSRGESGLALLARHGLRNLVVPALTIELSSVSEVFGGSVLVEQVFSYPGLGQAAVTAGLGGDAPLLVAIALVSALVVFAGNALADVLYGVIDPRVRGREARSRG from the coding sequence TTGGAGAGAGGGTCTGCGGAGGCGGGCCCGACGGGGGCGAGGCCGACAAGGGCCCTGCCGAGATGGGCGAGGGCGCTGCTGCGCCTCGCGGCACTGCTCGTGGCCACGAGCGTCGTGACGTTTGCGCTCGTGGGGGCCTCGCCCGTTGACCCGGTGAGGGCCAACGTGGGGCAGGCGTCCTACGCCCACATGAGTGTTGGGCAGCGCGAGGAGCTCGAGCAGTACTGGGGTTCCTCGACGCCCATATGGCAACGCTACGCCCACTGGGCGGCAGGCGCCCTTCGCGGCGACCTTGGGGAGAGCCTGCGCTTCGCTCGGCCCGTGACGCAGGTCGTGGGGGAGCGCTTCGCGAGCTCGGCCGCGCTCATGCTTGCCGCCTGGCTGCTCGCCGGGGCCGGTGGACTCGCGCTCGGGATCGCGATGGGGATACGAGAGGGCGGCGCCCTTGACCGCGTGGCCCTTGGCGCGTGCTACCTGCTCTCCTCCACGCCGGCCTTCTGGCTGGGCCTTCTGGCCCTCATGGTCTTCTGCGTGTGGCTCGGGTGGTTTCCGCTGGGATTCTCGGTGCCTGTGGGCGTGGCGGCCTCGCAGGTGAGCTGGGCTGACAGGCTCCACCACCTCGTGCTTCCGGCCCTGGTGCTTGCCGTGTCCAACATGCCCGGCATCGCTCTGCACACGCGCGAGAAGACGATTGACGTCATGGCGAGTGACTACGTGCGCTTTGCGCGCAGCCGAGGCGAGTCTGGCCTCGCGCTGCTCGCCCGTCATGGGTTGAGAAACCTCGTCGTGCCCGCGCTCACGATCGAGCTGTCAAGCGTGAGCGAGGTCTTTGGCGGCTCGGTGCTCGTGGAGCAGGTGTTCTCCTACCCCGGCCTTGGCCAGGCGGCCGTCACGGCGGGCCTTGGCGGGGATGCGCCGCTGCTCGTGGCCATCGCGCTCGTCTCGGCGCTCGTCGTGTTCGCGGGCAACGCCCTCGCGGACGTGCTCTATGGCGTCATCGACCCGCGCGTGCGTGGGCGGGAGGCGAGGTCCCGTGGGTAG
- a CDS encoding ATP-binding cassette domain-containing protein produces the protein MDALQTGGHAVAHVTGELHHHHSHAGSSHHADGHHLLAVEHLSVAFDGYDPTAPYFSGARCRSEVLHDLTLSVHEGELLAVVGASGSGKTVLADALMGQYETNAEVTGSIWFDGIAQDAASLARLRGHGVSLVPQGVDNLDPLMRVGEQVRGVPRGSSRAERRADAARRLVRQRELFASYGLGEQVERLYPYQLSGGMARRVLLMCALMEEPCLIIADEPTPGLDLDLAAHALDDLRAFADAGGGVLLITHDIELALRVADRVAVFRDGTVVEETGVESFSAPELLRHPFSRALWHALPGHDFATFGTVGDDAEVTR, from the coding sequence ATGGACGCTTTGCAGACGGGTGGCCACGCCGTGGCTCACGTGACTGGCGAGCTGCACCACCATCACAGCCATGCGGGCTCCTCGCATCATGCCGACGGGCACCACCTGCTTGCCGTGGAGCACCTGAGCGTGGCGTTTGACGGCTACGATCCGACCGCCCCGTACTTCTCCGGCGCTCGCTGTCGCAGCGAGGTGCTGCACGACCTCACGCTCTCCGTGCACGAGGGCGAGCTCCTGGCCGTCGTGGGGGCGAGCGGCTCGGGAAAGACGGTGCTCGCAGACGCCCTCATGGGCCAGTACGAGACGAACGCCGAGGTGACGGGCTCCATCTGGTTTGACGGCATCGCGCAGGATGCGGCGTCGCTCGCGCGGCTGCGCGGGCATGGGGTCTCGCTCGTTCCGCAGGGTGTGGACAACCTCGACCCGCTCATGCGCGTGGGCGAGCAGGTCCGTGGCGTGCCTCGCGGCTCCTCGCGTGCCGAGCGAAGGGCGGACGCCGCGCGCAGGCTGGTCCGCCAGCGAGAGCTGTTTGCCTCGTATGGGCTGGGCGAGCAGGTCGAGCGCCTCTACCCCTACCAGCTCTCCGGCGGCATGGCGCGGCGCGTGCTGCTCATGTGCGCGCTCATGGAGGAGCCGTGCCTCATCATCGCCGACGAGCCCACGCCGGGCCTCGACCTTGACCTCGCGGCGCACGCCCTCGACGACCTGCGTGCCTTTGCGGACGCGGGCGGCGGCGTGCTGCTCATCACGCACGACATCGAGCTTGCGCTGCGCGTTGCGGACCGCGTGGCGGTATTCCGGGACGGGACGGTCGTGGAGGAGACGGGCGTGGAGAGCTTCTCGGCCCCGGAGCTGCTGAGGCATCCCTTCTCGCGTGCCCTGTGGCATGCGCTGCCGGGCCATGACTTTGCGACGTTTGGTACGGTTGGCGACGATGCGGAGGTGACCCGATGA
- a CDS encoding FKBP-type peptidyl-prolyl cis-trans isomerase: MSNIGKKVKVNYRGTLDDGTQFDSSYDRGETLDFTCGAHQMIPGFDYAVADMTVGEKKTVHLAPSEAYGEHDDNLVFTIRREQTQGMERAAVGDQVGLHGPGGQLVPARIVEVTPSKLVVDANHELAGKPLNFEIELVAVED, encoded by the coding sequence ATGTCCAACATCGGCAAGAAGGTCAAGGTCAACTACCGCGGCACGCTCGACGACGGCACCCAGTTTGACAGCAGCTATGACCGTGGCGAGACGCTCGATTTCACCTGCGGCGCACACCAGATGATCCCCGGCTTTGACTACGCCGTGGCCGACATGACCGTGGGCGAGAAGAAGACCGTCCACCTGGCCCCGAGCGAGGCCTATGGCGAGCACGACGACAACCTCGTCTTCACGATCCGCCGCGAGCAGACCCAGGGCATGGAGCGCGCGGCCGTGGGCGACCAGGTGGGCCTGCACGGCCCCGGCGGCCAGCTCGTGCCCGCCCGCATCGTCGAGGTGACGCCCTCCAAGCTCGTCGTGGACGCAAACCACGAGCTTGCCGGCAAGCCGCTCAACTTCGAGATCGAGCTCGTCGCCGTCGAGGACTAG
- a CDS encoding ABC transporter permease, which produces MGSAVNGSQARMARSGCCDGGGYHGEDGSRTVFHAPERGRLGNRRLMLAGLVGACALLALVVVAGRYLAGAAVASDFAAKNLAPCAAHPFGTDWMGRDMLARTLAGLSTSVFVGLLAAACSGVIAFALACVAALGGSVADAAVSWLVDLVMGIPHIVLLILVSYALGRGAVGVTVGVALTHWPSLARVLRAEIVQLREQPWLSSARAAGATPWQVVRGHVLPAVLPQLLVGVVLMFPHAILHEASITFLGFGLSPDEPAVGVILSESMQYLSAGYWWLAALPGAALLVVVLAFACLGSLARALASARSSQR; this is translated from the coding sequence GTGGGTAGCGCGGTCAACGGGTCCCAGGCACGCATGGCGCGTTCCGGCTGCTGTGACGGGGGCGGATATCATGGCGAGGACGGTTCTCGCACCGTGTTCCACGCGCCCGAGCGGGGTCGCCTGGGCAACCGACGACTCATGCTCGCCGGCCTCGTGGGGGCCTGCGCGCTGCTCGCGCTCGTCGTGGTCGCGGGCAGGTACCTTGCGGGTGCCGCCGTGGCGAGCGACTTTGCGGCCAAGAACCTCGCACCGTGCGCCGCACACCCCTTTGGCACGGACTGGATGGGTCGAGACATGCTCGCCCGTACGCTTGCAGGCCTTTCCACCTCGGTGTTCGTGGGTCTGCTCGCGGCGGCGTGCTCGGGCGTCATCGCGTTTGCGCTCGCCTGCGTGGCGGCACTCGGCGGCAGTGTGGCAGACGCCGCCGTGTCGTGGCTCGTGGACCTCGTGATGGGCATCCCGCACATCGTGCTGCTCATCCTCGTGAGTTATGCGCTTGGCCGCGGCGCCGTGGGCGTCACGGTTGGCGTGGCCCTCACGCACTGGCCGAGCCTCGCGCGTGTCCTGCGAGCAGAGATCGTGCAGCTGCGCGAGCAGCCCTGGCTTTCCTCGGCGCGCGCCGCGGGCGCCACGCCCTGGCAAGTCGTGCGCGGTCACGTGCTGCCGGCGGTGCTTCCGCAGCTGCTCGTGGGTGTCGTTCTGATGTTCCCGCACGCGATCCTGCATGAGGCGTCCATCACGTTCCTCGGATTTGGCCTCTCGCCGGACGAGCCCGCCGTGGGCGTGATCCTGTCGGAGTCCATGCAGTACCTCTCCGCGGGGTACTGGTGGCTCGCGGCGCTGCCCGGCGCGGCGCTGCTTGTCGTCGTTCTCGCGTTCGCATGCTTGGGCTCGCTGGCACGCGCCCTCGCGTCGGCGCGTTCGTCACAGAGATAG